One part of the Spirochaetota bacterium genome encodes these proteins:
- a CDS encoding OmpA family protein: protein MKKMSLVFAVIMIMMMVACSSTPEVQQPAGDPNIALVNAQNQQLEKIPVTGFAYKSAVVPKQDWDKWATMAAPVVKEVLNKLPEGYVLQVTGHTDGSGPEEPVGNKPGNIKISTERAKAVYNALKAKGIDSPKMTYKGVGSSELLPGVDPRDAANRRVTFKVVPKK, encoded by the coding sequence ATGAAAAAAATGTCTTTAGTTTTTGCGGTAATAATGATAATGATGATGGTTGCTTGCAGCAGCACTCCGGAAGTTCAGCAGCCAGCAGGTGATCCAAATATTGCTTTGGTAAATGCTCAAAATCAGCAGCTTGAAAAAATACCAGTAACCGGCTTTGCCTATAAAAGTGCAGTTGTACCAAAACAGGATTGGGATAAATGGGCTACAATGGCTGCTCCTGTTGTAAAAGAAGTATTGAACAAATTGCCCGAAGGCTATGTATTACAGGTAACCGGTCACACCGATGGTTCAGGACCTGAAGAACCGGTTGGCAACAAACCTGGCAATATTAAAATTTCCACTGAAAGAGCAAAAGCGGTTTATAATGCTCTGAAGGCTAAAGGAATAGATTCCCCCAAAATGACTTATAAGGGCGTTGGTTCATCTGAACTTCTGCCAGGGGTGGATCCCAGGGATGCTGCAAACCGACGCGTTACTTTTAAAGTTGTTCCAAAGAAGTAG
- a CDS encoding TetR/AcrR family transcriptional regulator, giving the protein MVATTTKKHHKDTFEKISAEKRERIITIATQEFAKNGFKGANINIIARKAGISIGSMYNYFESKEDLLLTVVNEAYKLLEKVLGSVSLKNKNFYEKIEELVRAAQKFAREYPEIHQVYLDITSEGLSHLTPRLSKTIEYITIEFYRHELEAAKREGIVRQDIDINVVSLCIDNILVLTQFSYTSEYFKERLKLFIGQDALSDDERIVKGVMDFIKNALMPK; this is encoded by the coding sequence ATGGTAGCAACAACTACAAAAAAACATCATAAAGATACTTTTGAAAAAATTTCTGCCGAAAAACGTGAACGTATTATAACAATTGCCACACAGGAATTTGCAAAAAATGGATTTAAAGGGGCTAATATCAATATTATTGCCAGAAAGGCAGGCATCAGTATTGGTTCAATGTATAATTATTTTGAAAGCAAAGAAGATCTTTTACTTACTGTAGTCAATGAGGCGTATAAGCTGCTTGAAAAAGTTTTGGGATCAGTTAGCCTTAAAAATAAAAATTTCTATGAAAAAATAGAAGAACTGGTAAGGGCTGCTCAAAAGTTTGCTCGGGAATACCCTGAAATACATCAGGTTTACCTTGATATAACATCAGAAGGACTTTCGCATCTGACTCCACGTCTTTCAAAAACCATTGAATATATTACCATTGAATTTTATCGCCATGAATTAGAAGCAGCCAAACGAGAGGGCATTGTGCGACAGGATATAGATATTAATGTTGTTTCATTATGTATTGATAATATTCTGGTGTTGACCCAATTTTCTTATACTTCTGAATATTTCAAAGAACGCCTCAAACTTTTTATTGGTCAGGATGCTTTGAGTGATGATGAACGAATTGTGAAAGGTGTTATGGATTTTATTAAAAATGCTTTGATGCCAAAATAA
- a CDS encoding SpoIIE family protein phosphatase yields MKPIVTIIILLYTAIALTACTGSVEVVQSLEGTWQLTTTNNDTCFNTVSTNSIPITVPFVISLPHTLKDKKTQNTITLAKSGYVWIQKEFVLDNVPTHDLAIQIGEIMNADRAYCNGVFIGSSGRFPPHFKSAWNQFRHYTIPKTILHKGKNLLSIQIYYDAEFWINAPIRLVSDSRGKVAYQSINFLRIHLMQALFFILLTLAIFFIVMFYYQRDSIEYLFFGLACLSVAFPQILHFFENLYTDLPYSSNTVLKVSQPGLIFFPALLNLFYRYHVGRNKLWITSFYLLIPIVLTVVLFSQKTRSDILFIRNFSIIISILFMIDIFVTSGLQLIQHKKAGLLIFIGIAPMVLLGLHDVLAFGFKIIPSNVVLYVYGLPFLLFIIAVYLVNIFIAALKQTKELNIQLQQLLQDARKLAYLEKELEIARTIQNQLLPPEIPHVKGMDIAIRFQPALRIGGDIYNIFQLKDGVVIFLADVVGHGIPAAMVASMVNILFKMFQMLSVDPGLLLRSLNINICNMLPQTFVTAACLYINRYEKFVRIGRAGHPSIIIQKADGNIVEYMPQGKALGLRTDNKYETLNQAVSPGDKVLIYTDGIVEAIDKNKNMFGIERLLQLIKQTKEASCAESIDAIYSELIHFVGDTSALEDDMTLIMVKID; encoded by the coding sequence ATGAAACCGATAGTTACTATAATAATTTTGCTATATACTGCAATAGCTTTAACCGCCTGTACTGGTTCAGTGGAGGTTGTACAATCACTTGAAGGCACCTGGCAGTTGACAACAACCAATAACGATACATGCTTTAATACAGTATCTACCAATAGCATTCCGATTACAGTGCCATTTGTTATAAGCCTTCCCCATACACTGAAAGACAAAAAGACACAAAATACCATCACATTAGCTAAAAGTGGTTATGTGTGGATTCAGAAAGAGTTTGTTCTGGATAATGTTCCCACGCACGACCTGGCAATCCAGATTGGTGAGATAATGAATGCTGATAGGGCTTATTGCAATGGAGTTTTTATAGGTTCAAGCGGTAGGTTTCCGCCACACTTTAAATCAGCCTGGAATCAGTTCAGACATTATACAATACCTAAAACGATACTACACAAAGGTAAAAACCTTTTATCTATACAAATATACTATGATGCTGAATTCTGGATAAATGCTCCCATTCGTCTGGTAAGCGATAGTAGGGGTAAAGTGGCTTATCAATCTATTAACTTTTTGCGCATCCATCTGATGCAAGCACTGTTTTTTATATTGCTTACATTAGCTATCTTCTTTATTGTGATGTTTTATTATCAAAGAGATTCGATAGAATATCTTTTCTTTGGGCTTGCATGTTTATCGGTTGCGTTTCCACAGATTCTTCATTTTTTTGAAAATTTATATACTGATCTACCCTATTCATCCAATACAGTCTTGAAGGTTTCACAACCAGGATTGATATTTTTTCCGGCATTATTAAATCTATTTTACCGGTATCATGTAGGAAGGAATAAACTCTGGATTACTTCATTCTATCTTTTAATTCCAATAGTACTAACAGTGGTGTTGTTTTCTCAGAAGACACGCAGTGATATTTTATTTATACGAAATTTTTCCATTATCATATCAATTTTATTTATGATTGATATATTTGTTACTTCAGGATTGCAATTGATTCAACATAAAAAAGCCGGTTTACTTATCTTTATTGGTATTGCTCCCATGGTGTTGTTAGGGTTGCATGATGTCCTTGCTTTTGGTTTCAAGATAATTCCTTCAAATGTAGTGTTGTATGTGTATGGCTTGCCCTTTTTATTATTTATCATTGCGGTGTACCTTGTAAATATTTTTATTGCAGCATTAAAACAAACAAAGGAACTGAATATCCAACTGCAGCAATTGTTGCAGGATGCAAGAAAATTAGCATATCTGGAAAAGGAGCTTGAAATTGCCCGTACTATACAAAATCAGTTGCTTCCTCCTGAAATTCCCCATGTTAAAGGGATGGATATTGCTATACGGTTTCAACCGGCATTACGTATTGGTGGTGACATTTATAATATATTTCAGCTAAAAGATGGTGTTGTTATCTTCCTTGCTGATGTGGTGGGTCATGGTATACCGGCAGCTATGGTAGCTTCTATGGTGAATATTCTTTTTAAGATGTTCCAGATGTTGTCGGTTGATCCAGGTTTACTTTTGCGTAGCTTAAATATTAATATTTGCAACATGCTACCACAAACATTCGTTACCGCAGCATGTTTGTATATCAATCGCTATGAAAAATTTGTGCGCATTGGTCGTGCAGGTCATCCATCAATTATTATTCAGAAAGCTGATGGTAACATTGTAGAATATATGCCACAGGGTAAGGCTTTGGGTTTAAGAACAGATAATAAATACGAAACGTTAAATCAGGCAGTATCTCCCGGTGATAAGGTTTTAATATACACTGATGGTATAGTGGAAGCAATAGATAAAAATAAAAATATGTTTGGCATTGAGCGGTTACTGCAACTTATAAAACAAACAAAAGAAGCTTCATGTGCTGAATCTATTGATGCCATCTATTCTGAACTCATACACTTTGTTGGGGATACTTCTGCACTTGAAGATGATATGACGCTGATTATGGTAAAGATTGACTAA
- a CDS encoding TolC family protein, translated as MKKILIVIIVVITNNFIFITSSHTQAHFSIQQLIDNALRTFELLKAQQVKIDELEALKKYNTQWKNPEIAAYYGNKSIDSQKGQVSGITVTQPLYFPGKLSLIDEIYRYKKNYEVLSYEEMKYFIATNVINLSYDYAISKLKSSHINSRIKRLNLLNTYMTARPLVSPQKKVEIAIVKNNIRMLQSEIHRIKADQAVTFARLVLYTQLNLPELNVTIKWIENPPVFDVNDVVARAKNESIMVKKQKEILMASLKEISLAKKNIYPDFNVLFSYDYEKVIEKEKSISGGISIPIPLYNQNQNVVDALQSKTQQEELYLQYIEKMIESDIRTTVAQYDYYRNLLQLFPPSIEEELEKSMYYADDQFQKGTITLQSYLELDVQVHETLENIYTTQKELVHAMATIATLMNDYNLLMEIAK; from the coding sequence ATGAAAAAAATACTCATTGTAATTATTGTAGTCATTACAAATAATTTTATATTTATTACTTCATCACATACACAAGCACATTTTTCAATTCAACAACTTATTGATAATGCATTACGAACTTTTGAATTGCTGAAAGCCCAGCAGGTTAAAATTGATGAACTTGAGGCTTTAAAGAAGTATAACACACAATGGAAAAACCCTGAAATTGCTGCTTATTATGGCAATAAATCTATTGATTCTCAGAAGGGTCAAGTTTCAGGTATCACTGTTACACAACCTCTTTATTTTCCTGGCAAGCTTTCGCTAATAGATGAAATATATCGTTATAAAAAAAATTATGAAGTACTATCATATGAAGAGATGAAATACTTTATAGCAACAAATGTTATTAATCTAAGCTATGACTACGCAATAAGCAAACTTAAGTCTTCTCATATTAATTCTAGAATAAAACGTTTGAATTTGTTAAATACATATATGACTGCAAGACCATTAGTTTCCCCCCAAAAAAAGGTTGAGATAGCAATTGTAAAAAATAATATACGGATGCTTCAATCAGAAATTCACCGTATAAAAGCTGATCAGGCGGTTACCTTTGCACGATTGGTATTATATACACAATTAAATTTACCTGAATTGAATGTTACTATCAAATGGATTGAAAATCCTCCAGTTTTTGATGTAAACGATGTGGTTGCAAGGGCAAAAAATGAAAGTATTATGGTAAAAAAGCAAAAAGAAATACTGATGGCTTCATTAAAAGAAATTTCATTGGCAAAAAAGAATATTTATCCTGATTTCAATGTGCTTTTTAGTTATGATTATGAAAAAGTTATAGAAAAGGAGAAGTCTATATCTGGTGGTATTAGTATTCCTATTCCACTATATAATCAAAATCAGAATGTTGTTGATGCCTTACAGTCAAAAACACAACAGGAAGAATTATACTTACAGTATATAGAAAAGATGATTGAAAGTGACATCCGTACCACAGTAGCGCAATATGATTATTATCGCAATTTGCTGCAATTATTCCCTCCTTCAATAGAAGAAGAACTGGAAAAATCAATGTATTATGCTGATGACCAGTTTCAGAAAGGGACTATAACATTGCAATCGTATTTAGAGCTTGATGTACAGGTTCACGAAACATTAGAGAACATCTATACAACGCAAAAAGAACTTGTGCATGCTATGGCAACCATTGCAACTCTTATGAATGATTATAATCTATTAATGGAGATCGCCAAATGA
- the epsC gene encoding serine O-acetyltransferase EpsC, translating to MFKDISENGDYQKHLEHVVKTLCQPESYKKVYHRTNHDIPMPSIPQLADIVEECKLVLFPGYFGNSEITPQNMQYYIGSAIDSIARKLTEQIKRGYCFSCAEGETIDCIECEHRSRKIMFQFLDMLPEIRRMLALDVQAAYEGDPAAKSHGETIFCYPSIMAMINYRIAHALYVQDVPLIPRIITEMAHSQTGIDIHPGATIGEKFFIDHGTGVVIGETTIIGNNVRIYQGVTLGAKSFPLDENGNPIKGIPRHPIVEDDVIIYSGATILGRVTIGKGSVIGGNVWLTESVPPGTHVLQQKPMEMLFENGGGI from the coding sequence ATGTTTAAAGACATATCTGAAAACGGCGATTATCAAAAGCATTTAGAGCATGTGGTAAAGACACTATGCCAGCCTGAATCATATAAAAAGGTATATCACCGTACCAATCATGATATTCCCATGCCATCCATACCTCAACTGGCAGACATTGTAGAAGAATGTAAGCTGGTACTGTTTCCTGGTTATTTTGGCAATTCTGAAATCACTCCACAAAACATGCAATATTACATTGGTTCAGCTATAGATAGTATTGCGCGAAAGCTCACAGAGCAGATAAAACGGGGGTATTGTTTTTCATGTGCCGAAGGTGAAACCATAGATTGCATTGAGTGTGAGCATCGTTCACGGAAGATTATGTTTCAGTTTTTGGATATGCTGCCAGAAATTAGGCGTATGCTTGCCTTAGATGTACAGGCAGCCTATGAAGGTGACCCCGCTGCCAAAAGCCATGGGGAAACCATATTTTGCTATCCAAGCATAATGGCAATGATTAATTATAGGATTGCTCATGCTCTGTATGTTCAGGATGTGCCGCTCATTCCGCGTATCATTACCGAAATGGCTCATTCCCAGACAGGGATTGATATCCATCCCGGAGCTACCATTGGTGAAAAATTTTTCATAGACCATGGAACGGGTGTTGTTATAGGTGAAACCACAATTATTGGCAACAATGTTCGTATCTATCAGGGTGTTACCTTGGGTGCAAAAAGCTTCCCGCTTGATGAAAACGGCAATCCCATTAAAGGAATACCGCGTCACCCAATTGTTGAAGACGATGTCATAATATATTCAGGAGCAACAATCTTAGGCAGAGTGACCATTGGCAAGGGATCAGTTATAGGTGGTAATGTATGGTTAACTGAAAGCGTTCCACCAGGGACTCATGTGCTACAGCAAAAGCCAATGGAGATGCTTTTTGAAAATGGTGGCGGTATTTAA
- a CDS encoding CusA/CzcA family heavy metal efflux RND transporter, whose protein sequence is MISAWIEKALTGRLWIILFTIGMIIAGLYSIKKLPIDAVPDITNVSVMVNTKTGALAPEEVERTVTFPIESELAGLPDVQDIRSLSKYGLSQVIVVFSDDTDIYFARQLVNERIQSIRDKLPEGLSPELGPVSTGLGEIFMYAVLAKPGSNLSKLPQKEQLTYLRTLQDFVIKPALKSVPGVAEVESNGGYKKEIHINVDPVKMQNYGITCHHLVSALENIGENYGGGYIQVEGKQIIVRTYGKIDSLQQIKNVPVKLNVYGAPVRLWQVADVIVGHQQRLGAATLNGNETVLGTVLMRINANSREVSLAVEKFIQEIPLPADVEIKVLYTRSFLVNATIKTVARNLTEGGLLVIAILFFILGNIKAAFLVALAIPLSMLFATGGMVVSGIAASLMSLGAIDFGLIVDGSVVMIENIVRHFNEVKTTSLTKKEKITIISDAAKEVSQPVFLGVLIIMIVYVPVLSLTGIEGKMFRPMAETVLYALGGSIIIALFLMPVLAYYGINPTRKEKETLVFRLLEKVYNPFLVFSLKHPVKVILPPLLIALIAIIMFLNLGSDFIPRLDEGDMVIGLVRDQTIGLDASLDIQKKSDKVISQFKEVKTVFSRMGTPESATDPMGVNFADTFVILEKDKSKWGLYNGKRLSKLELFEAIAQKINEHEPGQEISLTQPIEMRFNEILEGNRADITLRIIGPNLNTLYELSNKSIPILESIQGASTVDLDPLTALKKSEIIDVVLNYDAISKYGVNINDVNNAFSIAMSGKQVGYLYDEDKRFPIMIRISDVYRNNIANIAKIPVGLADGGAIPIGTVASVQRHQQITTIARTRAQRYAAVSINIKNRDTQSFVNEAKEKIKALNIPEGYQLQWGGQFKNLESARLRLLIIIPIVLAVIFFILIRTFKSLTQTLLVFNSIPFALTGGIIFIYMRSIPLSVSAGIGFIALIGIAILNGMVLVNFFNQLRSQGMKLEKAVYEGTLIRLKPVLMTALVASFGFIPMAFNTGIGAEVQRPLATVVIGGLISSTILTLLLLPTLYLWVEKLFGKE, encoded by the coding sequence ATGATATCGGCCTGGATAGAAAAAGCACTAACGGGAAGGTTGTGGATTATACTCTTTACTATAGGGATGATAATTGCTGGCTTGTATTCAATTAAAAAATTACCCATTGATGCTGTTCCTGATATTACCAATGTTTCGGTCATGGTAAATACAAAAACAGGTGCTTTAGCTCCAGAAGAGGTTGAAAGAACAGTAACATTCCCCATTGAATCAGAACTGGCAGGTCTTCCTGATGTACAGGATATACGTTCCCTTTCAAAATATGGTTTATCACAGGTTATAGTAGTTTTTTCGGATGATACAGATATATATTTTGCACGGCAGTTGGTTAATGAACGAATACAGTCCATTCGAGATAAGCTGCCAGAAGGTTTATCGCCAGAGTTAGGACCCGTTTCAACTGGTCTGGGCGAAATATTCATGTATGCAGTGTTAGCTAAGCCAGGTAGCAATCTTTCTAAATTACCACAAAAAGAACAATTAACCTATCTTAGGACACTTCAGGATTTTGTCATAAAGCCAGCATTAAAAAGTGTCCCCGGTGTAGCAGAAGTGGAATCAAATGGTGGTTATAAAAAAGAAATTCATATCAATGTAGATCCTGTTAAAATGCAAAATTATGGCATTACGTGTCATCATCTTGTATCTGCCCTTGAAAATATTGGCGAAAATTATGGCGGAGGTTATATTCAAGTTGAGGGCAAGCAGATTATTGTTAGAACGTATGGAAAAATAGATTCACTACAACAGATTAAAAATGTACCAGTAAAATTAAATGTATATGGAGCACCTGTGCGATTGTGGCAGGTAGCAGATGTTATTGTAGGCCATCAACAGCGTTTAGGGGCGGCTACACTCAACGGTAATGAAACAGTTTTAGGCACTGTATTAATGCGTATTAATGCAAATAGTAGGGAAGTATCATTAGCTGTTGAAAAATTTATACAGGAAATACCATTACCAGCTGATGTTGAAATTAAAGTTTTATACACGCGAAGTTTTCTTGTAAATGCAACAATTAAAACCGTTGCTCGTAATTTAACTGAGGGAGGTTTGCTGGTAATAGCAATTCTGTTTTTTATTTTAGGTAATATAAAAGCTGCATTCTTAGTTGCCCTTGCAATACCATTATCAATGCTTTTTGCTACTGGTGGTATGGTGGTATCAGGTATTGCAGCAAGTCTGATGAGTTTGGGGGCCATTGACTTTGGACTTATTGTTGATGGCTCGGTGGTGATGATTGAAAATATAGTTCGCCATTTTAATGAAGTAAAAACTACTTCTTTAACAAAAAAAGAAAAAATTACAATAATTAGTGATGCTGCCAAAGAGGTAAGTCAGCCTGTTTTCCTTGGAGTTTTAATTATCATGATAGTATATGTACCTGTTCTTAGCCTTACAGGAATAGAAGGCAAGATGTTCAGGCCAATGGCAGAAACAGTATTATATGCACTTGGTGGAAGTATTATTATTGCTTTGTTTCTTATGCCTGTTCTTGCATATTATGGTATAAACCCAACAAGGAAAGAAAAAGAGACATTGGTTTTCAGACTTTTAGAAAAGGTATATAATCCTTTTTTGGTGTTTTCTTTAAAACATCCTGTAAAGGTTATTCTTCCACCTTTATTAATTGCTCTTATTGCTATTATTATGTTTTTAAATTTGGGTTCTGATTTTATACCCAGGCTTGATGAAGGTGATATGGTAATTGGCCTTGTTCGTGATCAGACGATTGGGCTTGATGCTTCCCTTGATATTCAGAAAAAGAGTGATAAGGTAATAAGCCAATTTAAGGAAGTTAAAACTGTATTTTCCCGAATGGGTACGCCAGAATCCGCTACTGATCCAATGGGAGTTAATTTTGCAGATACATTTGTTATTTTAGAAAAAGATAAATCAAAATGGGGATTATACAATGGTAAACGCCTATCTAAGTTAGAGCTTTTTGAGGCAATAGCCCAAAAGATTAATGAACATGAACCTGGTCAAGAGATTTCACTCACGCAACCCATCGAAATGCGCTTTAACGAAATATTGGAAGGCAACAGGGCTGATATAACCTTGCGGATCATTGGCCCAAATCTCAACACTTTATATGAACTATCGAACAAATCCATTCCAATTCTTGAAAGCATTCAAGGAGCTTCCACAGTTGATCTTGATCCATTAACTGCATTGAAAAAAAGCGAAATTATTGATGTTGTTCTGAATTATGATGCTATATCAAAATATGGTGTCAATATCAATGATGTTAACAATGCTTTTTCAATTGCAATGAGTGGTAAACAGGTAGGTTATCTTTATGATGAAGATAAGCGTTTCCCAATTATGATAAGAATAAGCGACGTTTACCGCAACAACATTGCAAATATAGCAAAAATACCAGTTGGTCTGGCTGATGGAGGTGCTATACCAATTGGTACTGTAGCTTCTGTTCAAAGACACCAGCAGATAACAACAATAGCGCGAACGCGAGCGCAACGATATGCAGCAGTTTCAATAAATATTAAGAATAGAGATACGCAAAGTTTTGTAAACGAAGCAAAGGAAAAAATAAAAGCATTGAATATCCCTGAAGGCTATCAGTTGCAATGGGGAGGACAATTTAAAAATTTAGAGTCAGCTCGTTTACGATTACTTATAATAATTCCTATAGTACTTGCTGTTATATTTTTTATATTGATAAGGACATTTAAAAGTTTAACACAAACATTACTTGTATTTAATAGCATCCCATTTGCACTTACTGGCGGAATTATATTTATATATATGCGTTCTATCCCGCTCAGTGTTTCTGCAGGAATTGGATTCATTGCTCTTATAGGTATTGCAATTCTCAATGGTATGGTTCTGGTTAATTTTTTTAACCAATTACGAAGTCAGGGTATGAAGTTAGAAAAAGCAGTATATGAAGGCACATTAATTCGCTTAAAACCTGTATTAATGACAGCCCTTGTAGCAAGTTTTGGTTTTATTCCCATGGCCTTTAATACAGGCATAGGAGCAGAAGTTCAGCGACCTCTGGCAACAGTGGTAATAGGGGGATTGATTTCTTCAACGATTCTGACATTGCTGTTGCTGCCAACGTTGTATTTGTGGGTTGAGAAGCTGTTTGGTAAGGAATAG
- a CDS encoding family 43 glycosylhydrolase — MKIKDFLQLTFQEYEGNPIIAPPFPSPIIADPTFVPSQESPDGKWHLFAHSLMGIHHFVSEDGIHYTKMPKHTIRNAMRAFLYYENNTYYLYYEKIKPYILWYSWLPHTWYSYIAMRSSQDLYSWSDEQTILTPSLPWHSNEYGESVSNPCLIKHKQSYFLYYSAALTHIQDCGFNEPLYIGLAKALNPAGPFQSIAQPIMEPSRYNRWCNIGCGSFKAVKMDDGFIGLQNGIYWDYTINQSGSAILVYSSKDGIHYTLLMKNPLLKPDIKEGSYKRSHVYAFDLKQVDKKQWYLYFNARNNWHWSKGKEHIGLLIGSKKR, encoded by the coding sequence ATGAAAATTAAAGATTTTTTGCAACTGACGTTTCAAGAATACGAAGGCAATCCCATTATAGCCCCACCCTTCCCTTCGCCGATAATTGCCGACCCAACGTTTGTACCATCCCAAGAGTCGCCTGATGGTAAATGGCATTTATTTGCACATTCTTTGATGGGAATTCATCATTTTGTTTCAGAAGATGGAATCCATTATACCAAGATGCCAAAGCATACTATTCGCAATGCAATGCGTGCTTTTCTTTATTATGAAAACAACACCTACTATTTATACTACGAAAAAATTAAACCGTACATCTTATGGTATTCATGGCTACCCCATACATGGTATTCATATATTGCAATGCGTTCTTCACAGGATTTATATTCCTGGAGTGATGAACAAACAATCTTAACACCTTCACTGCCCTGGCATAGCAATGAATATGGGGAATCTGTCAGCAATCCATGCCTGATTAAACACAAGCAATCATATTTTCTTTATTACAGCGCTGCATTAACTCACATTCAAGATTGTGGTTTCAATGAACCGCTGTATATTGGTCTGGCAAAAGCTTTAAATCCTGCAGGACCTTTTCAAAGTATTGCTCAACCAATCATGGAACCATCACGCTATAACCGATGGTGCAATATTGGGTGCGGTTCATTTAAAGCTGTGAAAATGGATGATGGTTTTATTGGATTGCAGAACGGGATTTACTGGGATTATACTATAAATCAGTCTGGATCAGCTATTTTAGTATATTCATCAAAAGATGGCATACATTACACTCTGTTAATGAAAAACCCGTTGTTGAAACCAGATATCAAAGAAGGTTCATATAAACGAAGCCATGTCTATGCATTTGATTTAAAACAGGTTGATAAAAAACAATGGTATCTGTATTTCAATGCCCGCAATAACTGGCACTGGTCAAAAGGGAAAGAACACATAGGGTTGCTGATAGGCAGCAAAAAGCGTTAA
- a CDS encoding TetR/AcrR family transcriptional regulator, with product MKKKNVNIIEVRRNQLTKAAYKVVSRKGYYNFTVRDIAKEAGLSTGLVHYYFKNKDDLLVSVLRVMNENLSFYLAKALEQTDDPKEKLIIFMDEAFHLVEREKEYFHVLIDFWTQLNHNERMRKANVKLYQSYRAECSKIIKEGIEKKVFKDVDVEYTATMIVAFVQGLIIQYIIDPDAFDYAEYNKKIKEQIIENLVR from the coding sequence ATGAAAAAGAAAAATGTTAATATCATTGAAGTACGCAGGAATCAGTTGACCAAAGCTGCCTATAAGGTTGTCAGCAGAAAAGGTTATTATAATTTTACCGTTCGTGATATTGCAAAAGAAGCAGGGTTGTCCACTGGTTTAGTCCATTACTATTTTAAAAACAAAGATGACCTGCTGGTATCAGTGTTGCGTGTCATGAATGAAAATTTAAGCTTCTATTTAGCAAAAGCATTGGAACAAACAGATGACCCAAAAGAAAAATTAATTATTTTTATGGATGAAGCTTTTCATCTGGTTGAGCGTGAAAAGGAATATTTTCATGTATTAATTGATTTCTGGACGCAGCTCAATCATAATGAACGAATGCGTAAAGCCAACGTTAAACTATATCAAAGTTATCGTGCCGAGTGTTCCAAAATAATAAAGGAAGGAATTGAAAAAAAAGTATTTAAAGATGTCGATGTAGAATATACCGCAACAATGATAGTGGCGTTTGTACAGGGGCTTATCATTCAGTATATTATTGATCCTGATGCATTTGATTATGCTGAATATAATAAAAAAATAAAAGAGCAGATAATTGAAAATCTTGTGCGATAG